TTTGGCGCCTAACGGCGAAACTCAGCGCCACTATGGTTACGCTGATAATTCCACTGGTTCGGGCTTGAAATCCGACCTCCAGTATACTACAGCTTTATAAAAGTATGAATCAGCTCACACTCTCAGAGGTATGAAATCAACGTGATTTATCAACCTACAAATCAATTTAGCGCCAAGTTCAATAAAATAAAATTAGACAATAGTTTGAAACAGACGGAAAAACATTTAAATACATTAACTTATATAGCACCCACTGATTAAACTATATACAAAAAAATATCCTGTTTTTTAGATTAAATATTTTTGAAAAAGTGTGTTTTGATTGTGTCCAGTCAACAACAACGTAATAATTAGCACTTAACATTGTGCCGTTTATGGAGTCAGTATTGTGTCAAACCAAATAAAAGCCGTTATTTTTGATATGGATGGGATTTTAATTGATTCCGAACCGGCTTGGCAGCTGGCCGAGCAGACGGTGCTAAATAGCTTTGGGCTTAACCTCAGCCTTGAAGAAGTGGAGCAAACCACAGGCTTGCGTATTGATCATGTTGTGAGCTATTGGTACCAACGTTTTCCTTGGCCGAATTACGACAATACAACTACAGCGAATACCATCGTTAATGAAGTGGTAAGCCAAATAAAAGCCAATGGTGAACCGATGCGAGGCGTTATTGAGTCGCTAGAGGCGTGCAAACGTTTAGGGCTTAAAATAGGTTTAGCCACCTCGTCATCGTCATTAATTATTGAAGCTGTGCTGCATAAGCTGGCCATTGGCCATTATTTTGATGCGATTGAGTCAGCTGAAAATCTCGATTATGGTAAACCACATCCTGAGGTATATTTAAATTGTGCTAAAGGGTTGGGCATCGCACCGAGACAATGTATCGCAATTGAAGATTCGTTTAATGGCTTAATCGCCGCGCGGGCAGCCAGTATGCAAACCGTGGCAATTCCTGCGCCTCACACTGCTACACAAGCTAAATGGGTGATTGCCCATCATCAGCTAGCTCACGCAGGATTATTACCCGCGCTGCTAGAGGCCTAGGCCGCTACGCGGATAGTCCGCTGCGCTTCTAGAGCGGACTTCGTCCTGCTAGGGACAGCTTCGCTGCGAGGACGATAACAAGCGATAACAGCGAACGCTGCGCTCACGGATAGGGCACTCTAGGCTTTTGGCTCGATTGTTATCTCTCGTCATCGCTTGCCACCCGCTCGTCACCAAGATTTTATAGCCTCTAGCAGCGAAGCGTCCTAGCCTCTAGGCTTTTAGCTTTTAGCTTTTAGCTCGATTGTTATCTCTCGTCATAGCTTGCAACCGCTCGTCACCAAGATTTTATAGCCTCTAGCAGCGCAGCGTCCTAGCCTCTAGGCTTTTAGCTCGATTGTTATCTCTCGTCATCGCTTGCCACCGCTCGTCACCAAGATTTTATAGCCTCTAGCAGCGAAGCGTCCTAGCCTCTAGGCTTTTAGCTTTTAGCTTTTAGCTTTTAGCTTTTAGCTCGATTGTTATCTCTCGTCATAGCTTGCAACCGCTCGTCACCAAGATTTTATAGCCTCTAGCAGCGCAGCGTCCTAGCCTCTAGGCTTTTAGCTCGATTGTTATCTCTCGTCATCGCTTGCCACCGCTCGTCACCAAGATTTTATAGCCTCTAGCCGCGTAGCGTCCTAGCAGCGAAGCGCTCTAGGCTTTTGGCTTAGATAGACGGCCTAAAAGTTTTTACCGACAAACAAATAGAATGCTGTTTCACCGCGATCGGTAAAACCAAAACCTAATGCTGCCGGGCCCCAGTCGGTATCAGTACCTAAATACAAACTACTGGCGTAAATCAAATCATCTAAATCGACATCATCACGATCAAACCACACATTACCAGCTTCAAGACTGGTACCTAAATACAAAGGCAAGTCAGTGATCAGTACATCACGGCCGAGATCGTATTGATAAATCACTGCCCCAAACACTTTATGTGCACCAATTAAGGTGTCTTTACGGAAACCCGACAAATTCAAGAAGCCGCCTAAATCTGCCACATGCAAGGTAAAGTTACCGTCATTCTCAACAGTTGCCAGTTCCATCTTACCTACAATGGCGTGATTTCCGAGTTTCAACGCACCTTTCCAATCTGCTTCAAATTGCCATGCTAAGTCATCACTAAAAGTCGTATCGACATTGCTTAGTCCATTGTAGGATTCATCTCTTAAGTAGCTGACAAAGGTAATTCGATTACCTTCCGTCGGGAAGCTAATGCTGTTTAGGCTGTCGTAGGCCACTTTTAAATAGCCACCCGTGGAATGATAATCTAGTGAATCAACCGAGCCAAATTCACTGCTAACCCGACCATCTTCGCCGACAAAACCTAATTCGATAATACCATCTGAATCAAAGTTATAGCCGATACCTAAAACGATTTGAGCAACATTATTTTCGAGTTCTACATAACGGCTATCTTGATCAATTAAATCCCAATCTTTCATTTCATACTGGAATCGCGCTAGGCTATAAAATGTTTGATCACGGTCTAATGGTTGATAAAACTCAGTGCCGACTAACTTTTTATACCCCAGTTCTAATTCGTTACGCCACTCACCACCATTTTCAGTTAAGTCGGTCATGGTGTAAGCCAAACTGAGTGTAATAGCCGAATCTAAGGTGAAATCATCTTCCCAGTTAAAGCCTGCTTGAAAGTAATTCGGCCCCCATGATTTGGCTCTGGTGGTAATGGTTAAAATTCGGCCCTGTTCAACATCTTCAAACTCGGCATCGACACGCTCGAATTTATTCAGTGAATACACTCGATTTAAGGCTAAATTTAACTCTTCTTTGGTCAGTACAACGCCTTCGGTAATCCCTAAACGCTCACGCAGTAATTTTTCACTGACTTTTGATTGATTGTCGAAAGCAATTTTATAAATGGGTTTTTTAAGCGGATCGATCCACAGTAAACTTTGTTGTAATTTATCCGCTTGATAAGCTAAATAGTCTTGCTCACTTATACCAAGCGCTTCCAACTTCACTAACTCTAAATTGGCGGCATTTTCACCTAATTTGAGCGCTAATGGCATGATTGAAAAATCAGTGGTGCTAAGGCTATCAATGGCGGGACGAATGAGGATATCGCTAGACGTCAGTAAGGTTTTTTGGCGAGCAGTGCTCGCTTGAGTCAAAATAGTTGAAAGTTGCTCTAAAACCGCAATGGTACTGTCTAAATGTTCTTGTTTGGTCAGTGCGGAACCAATATCGACGGCAATGATGATATCTGCCCCCATGGCTTTTACCACATCGATAGGCATATTATTGGCAATTCCGCCATCAACCAGTAAACGACCGTTAATCAATGCTGGCTGCAATGCACCTGGAACGGTGGCAGATGCTTGCATGGCTTGTACTACACTGCCGCTGGATAACACCACGGCTTCACTGGTTGCTAAATCCGTCGCCACCGCTCGGTACGGAATCGCGAGTTCATCAAAGTCACCAAACTGTTCAACCAAAC
The nucleotide sequence above comes from Shewanella sp. Arc9-LZ. Encoded proteins:
- the hxpB gene encoding hexitol phosphatase HxpB, with product MVSNQIKAVIFDMDGILIDSEPAWQLAEQTVLNSFGLNLSLEEVEQTTGLRIDHVVSYWYQRFPWPNYDNTTTANTIVNEVVSQIKANGEPMRGVIESLEACKRLGLKIGLATSSSSLIIEAVLHKLAIGHYFDAIESAENLDYGKPHPEVYLNCAKGLGIAPRQCIAIEDSFNGLIAARAASMQTVAIPAPHTATQAKWVIAHHQLAHAGLLPALLEA
- a CDS encoding patatin-like phospholipase family protein translates to MQQILRLNLPTWFLASCICFSLVVQPVYAAKKAAKERPTIGLVLSGGGAKGAAHIGVLKVLEKYHIPVDYIAGTSIGAYVAGMYALGYNADQIEEIMLSGEWSKGYSDTIPRDKLSYRDKQQRDQFNIPLTVGYNNNSLTSPSGLLRGQSMSQLLRHSTGLVEQFGDFDELAIPYRAVATDLATSEAVVLSSGSVVQAMQASATVPGALQPALINGRLLVDGGIANNMPIDVVKAMGADIIIAVDIGSALTKQEHLDSTIAVLEQLSTILTQASTARQKTLLTSSDILIRPAIDSLSTTDFSIMPLALKLGENAANLELVKLEALGISEQDYLAYQADKLQQSLLWIDPLKKPIYKIAFDNQSKVSEKLLRERLGITEGVVLTKEELNLALNRVYSLNKFERVDAEFEDVEQGRILTITTRAKSWGPNYFQAGFNWEDDFTLDSAITLSLAYTMTDLTENGGEWRNELELGYKKLVGTEFYQPLDRDQTFYSLARFQYEMKDWDLIDQDSRYVELENNVAQIVLGIGYNFDSDGIIELGFVGEDGRVSSEFGSVDSLDYHSTGGYLKVAYDSLNSISFPTEGNRITFVSYLRDESYNGLSNVDTTFSDDLAWQFEADWKGALKLGNHAIVGKMELATVENDGNFTLHVADLGGFLNLSGFRKDTLIGAHKVFGAVIYQYDLGRDVLITDLPLYLGTSLEAGNVWFDRDDVDLDDLIYASSLYLGTDTDWGPAALGFGFTDRGETAFYLFVGKNF